In one Brienomyrus brachyistius isolate T26 chromosome 7, BBRACH_0.4, whole genome shotgun sequence genomic region, the following are encoded:
- the itga2.2 gene encoding integrin alpha-2 isoform X3: protein MFPVPVCLNKSPFALLSPVCLLPVGSPACSPYRLPASHDRTEAFLPENGGRSGANKVLVVVTDGESHDSSMLDDVILKCEQAKITRFGIAVLGYYLENNMDTTKLVAEIKSIASNPEEKHFFSVSDETALLEIVGTLGERIFNIEGTGKGGENFQMEMSQVGFSAHYSSKKEVLMLGAVGAYGWNGTVVHRTAQKPLIFPKNAFENVLEDRNHSSLLGYAVTTLVDESDEYYVAGAPRSNHTGQVVVYTVTSVGQPLVLNSQRGHQIGSYFGGVLCPLDVNKDGITDLLLVGAPMFMSDQKKEMGKVYIFTVTKGFISSDGFLEGPSQTENARFGMAIVCAQDLNQDGFNDVVVGAPLEDNNRGALYIFNGNQKSIKKQYTQKILGSELDPKLQYFGRSVNADGDLNDDTLPDVSVGTYGKVIQLWSRGVARVKTNVNFSPDKISIFNKPCTINGRKLFCFSTSTCFSATFMPTTTKGPVAITYNLTLDMDLQSSRVSSRGLFSTNNERFLRRTISVDKQKVCETHEVYVQEAPDFVNSLSLRVDLGLQDPKGNPVLDAFSPTASEFYIPFSKDCGDDDVCHNDLVLNVQMTDDLPSALLIIQKNKRFSLDVSVENKMENAYNARVITRYSKSLFYASVSNPSDGTDIKCTDKDYTVSCQVGYPVLRTDQRAKFRINFDFNLNEMQNKIHVNLTAESDGIEETPENNKALISVPIIYDSEIILTRETSMNFYVIEDHSTVKTLVNNNDDIGPEFNFTLKVSTGNVKVGLTYLTVSLPESTWVGNFLLYLTGVHTEPGNTVSCDLGSMVDPLKIRQKPYTVSFSHESFRRIESLDCTNAKCTNLKCVLTSMETKKDYFVHVTTRIWNGTFASSTFQSVKLILHAEMETSQPDLLILMHKKLPFEITIIKPGEVGEVPIGIIVGSVIGGLLLLAAVVLLLWKLGFFKKTKYDQLMKENADGETQNGTGMENQA from the exons GACAGAAGCTTTCTTGCCTGAGAACGGAGGCCGGTCTGGGGCAAATAAAGTATTGGTGGTGGTGACAGATGGAGAATCTCACGATAGTAGTATGTTGGATGATGTCATTTTGAAATGCGAACAGGCCAAGATCACTCGCTTTGGCATAGCT GTCCTTGGCTATTACTTAGAAAATAACATGGATACAACAAAACTGGTTGCAGAAATCAAGTCAATTGCCAGTAATCCGGAAGAAAAACACTTTTTCAGTGTCTCAGATGAAACGGCTCTTTTAGAGATTGTAGGAACACTTGGAGAGAGAATTTTCAACATTGAAG GGACggggaaaggaggggaaaaTTTCCAGATGGAAATGTCCCAAGTGGGGTTCAGTGCTCACTATTCCAGTAAAAAG GAAGTACTGATGTTGGGTGCTGTTGGAGCATATGGATGGAACGGCACTGTGGTTCACAGAACTGCCCAGAAGCCTCTAATATTCCCTAAAAATGCATTTGAAAATGTCTTAGAGGACAGAAACCACAGCTCGTTGCTAG GCTATGCTGTGACGACACTAGTTGATGAAAGTGACGAATACTATGTTGCTGGAGCACCTCGTTCGAATCATACTGGTCAGGTTGTAGTGTATACCGTAACCAGCGTGGGGCAACCCCTCGTGTTAAATTCACAAAGAGGACATCAG ATAGGATCTTACTTTGGTGGTGTACTGTGTCCTCTGGATGTGAATAAAGATGGCATTACAGATCTGTTGCTGGTTGGTGCTCCAATGTTCATGAGTGACCAGAAAAAGGAAATGGGCAAAGTGTACATATTCACAGTTACCAAG GGCTTTATAAGCAGTGATGGTTTTCTGGAGGGACCTTCCCAAACGGAGAATGCTCGTTTTGGGATGGCCATAGTGTGTGCACAAGACCTTAACCAAGATGGTTTTAATGATGTGGTGGTTGGTGCCCCACTGGAGGATAACAATAGGGGCGCATTGTACATCTTTAATGGAAATCAGAAGTCCATCAAAAAACAGtacacacag AAAATTCTGGGTTCTGAACTGGACCCCAAGTTGCAGTATTTTGGAAGGTCTGTGAATGCAGATGGAGATTTAAATGATGACACACTTCCTGATGTGTCTGTTGGAACTTATGGAAAAGTAATTCAGCTGTG GTCAAGAGGAGTAGCTCGTGTAAAAACAAATGTCAACTTCTCACCTGACAAAATCAGCATCTTTAATAAACCTTGCACTATCAATGGGAGAAAACTGTTCTGTTTCAGCACCAGCACTTGCTTCAGTGCAACATTTATGCCCACAACTACAAAGGGTCCTGTGG CAATCACATATAATCTGACTCTGGACATGGACTTGCAGTCATCGCGTGTGAGCTCGCGAGGGCTCTTCAGCACCAACAACGAACGGTTTCTGAGGAGAACCATCAGTGTTGACAAACAGAAAGTCTGCGAAACACATGAGGTTTATGTTCAG GAAGCACCTGACTTTGTGAACTCCCTCAGTCTACGGGTAGATCTTGGTCTTCAAGACCCAAAGGGCAACCCTGTCTTGGATGCATTTAGTCCCACTGCCTCAGAGTTCTAT ATTCCATTCTCGAAAGActgtggtgatgatgatgtgtGTCACAATGACTTGGTGCTGAATGTACAGATGACTGATGATTTGCCAAG TGCACTGCTGATTATCCAAAAGAACAAAAGATTTTCCTTAGATGTATCCGTGGAGAACAAGATGGAAAATGCCTATAATGCCCGAGTCATCACAAGATACTCTAAAAGTCTGTTCTACGCTTCTGTGTCTAATCCT AGCGATGGAACAGATATAAAATGCACTGATAAGGATTACACTGTATCCTGTCAAGTAGGGTACCCTGTCCTCCGAACAGACCAACGG GCAAAGTTTCGGATCAACTTTGATTTTAACCTTAACGAGATGCAGAACAAAATACACGTGAATCTGACAGCTGAAAG CGATGGCATAGAAGAAACACCTGAAAACAACAAAGCCCTCATCTCCGTTCCTATCATTTATGACTCTGAAATCATTCTGACAAG AGAGACAAGTATGAACTTCTATGTCATTGAAGATCACAGCACAGTGAAGACATTGGTGAACAATAATGATGACATTGGCCCAGAGTTCAACTTCACGCTGAAA GTTTCTACAGGGAATGTAAAGGTTGGTCTAACCTATCTCACAGTGTCCCTGCCAGAATCTACCTGGGTGGGGAACTTCCTCCTGTATCTGACAGGAGTTCACACAGAGCCT GGCAACACTGTGAGCTGTGATTTAGGTAGCATGGTGGATCCACTGAAGATCAGGCAGAAGCCCTACACTGTTTCCTTTTCCCATGAGAGCTTCAGAAGAATAGAGAGCCTG GACTGTACAAATGCTAAATGCACAAATCTGAAATGTGTGCTAACGAGTATGGAGACAAAAAAAGATTATTTTGTGCATGTCACAACGAGGATCTGGAATGGAACATTTGCCTCT TCAACCTTCCAGTCTGTTAAGCTCATTCTGCATGCTGAGATGGAAACTTCACAGCCTGATCTTCTGATCCTCATGCACAAGAAGCTGCCG TTTGAAATCACAATCATCAAGCCTGGGGAGGTTGGGGAGGTACCCATTGGAATCATTGTGGGCAGCGTTATTGGGGGCCTGCTTTTATTGGCTGCTGTCGTTTTACTGCTGTGGAAG TTGGGTTTCTTCAAGAAAACAAAGTATGATCAGCTGATGAAAGAAAATGCAGATGGAGAGACACAAAATGGCACCGGAATGGAGAACCAGGCATGA
- the LOC125745884 gene encoding molybdopterin synthase catalytic subunit, protein MNGTNRGPQDHIKLTHDKLSADAVSDTVLCPSCGAVSMFIGTTRNSFEGKKVIQLEYEAYVSMAESELKKIFKNIREKWSTVQHICVHHRLGIVPVSEASVIIGISSPHRTESLEAVQYCINALKSTVPIWKKEIYEMEDFSWKENKECIWKGNGCENKLRDPPDQC, encoded by the exons ATGAATGGCACCAACAGAGGTCCCCAGGACCACATAAAACTTACACATGACAAGCTCTCAGCCGATGCTGTTTCTGACACAGTCTTATGTCCATCTTGTGGAGCAGTGTCTATGTTTATTG gAACCACAAGGAACAGTTTTGAGGGGAAGAAGGTTATTCAGTTAGAATATGAAGCATATGTCTCAATGGCAGAGTCAGAGCtcaaaaaaatattcaaaaatataAGAGAAAAGTGGTCAACTGTGCAACATATTTGCGTACATCACAGACTTGG GATTGTCCCTGTGAGTGAAGCCAGTGTAATCATAGGCATTTCCTCACCTCATCGGACAGAGTCTCTGGAAGCAGTGCAGTACTGCATAAATGCACTGAAATCGACTGTTCCCATCTGGAAAAAG GAAATCTATGAAATGGAGGATTTCTCTTGGAAGGAGAACAAGGAATGCATATGGAAAGGAAATGGATGTGAAAACAAACTGCGGGATCCTCCAGACCAGTGCTGA